A stretch of the Nicotiana tabacum cultivar K326 chromosome 6, ASM71507v2, whole genome shotgun sequence genome encodes the following:
- the LOC107817132 gene encoding inorganic pyrophosphatase 2 yields MAGIVVVFDFDKTIIDLDSDNWVVDELGATDLFNQLLPTMPWNSVMDKMMKELHAQGKTIADIEEVLKRAPIIPRVVPAIKEAHALGCDLRVVSDANIFYIETILKHLGIMDCFSEINSNPGYIDEEGKLRIQPYHDFHTSSHGCSLCPPNMCKGLIIERIQASLATEGKKRMIYLGDGAGDFCPSLKLKKEDFVMPRKDFPVWKLINENRELVKAEIHGWKDGEEYEHILLQIIKTITMEENQLLSVDCKFQTIPIEALPKAVPVPY; encoded by the exons atggCCGGAATCGTTGTAGTTTTTGACTTCGACAAGACGATTATCGATTTGGACAGCGATAATTGGGTGGTGGATGAGTTAGGTGCTACTGATTTGTTCAATCAACTTCTCCCTACCATGCCCTGGAATTCTGTCATG GACAAGATGATGAAGGAGCTTCATGCACAAGGCAAAACTATTGCGGACATTGAAGAAGTACTTAAACGGGCACCAATAATTCCCCGCGTAGTACCAGCCATTAAAGAGGCTCATGCTTTAGG TTGTGATTTGAGGGTAGTAAGTGATGCAAATATTTTCTACATCGAGACAATATTGAAGCATCTGGGAATAATGGATTGCTTCTCAGAGATCAACTCAAACCCAGGATATATTGATGAGGAAGGAAAACTTAGAATCCAACCTTACCATGATTTTCACACTTCATCTCACGGTTGCAGTCTTTGTCCTCCCAACATGTGCAAG GGCCTCATTATAGAAAGAATACAAGCTTCTCTGGCTACGGAAGGGAAGAAAAGAATGATTTATCTTGGTGATGGAGCAGGTGATTTCTGCCCCAGCTTGAAACTCAAAAAGGAAGATTTTGTAATGCCAAGGAAAGATTTTCCGGTCTGGAAATTAATAAATGAAAATCGTGAACTGGTAAAAGCAGAGATTCATGGGTGGAAGGATGGAGAAGAGTATGAACATATTCTGCTTCAGATAATCAAAACAATAACAATGGAGGAGAACCAATTGTTATCAGTTGATTGCAAGTTTCAGACAATTCCCATTGAGGCCTTACCAAAAGCTGTCCCTGTGCCTTACTAA